A window of the Lolium perenne isolate Kyuss_39 chromosome 7, Kyuss_2.0, whole genome shotgun sequence genome harbors these coding sequences:
- the LOC127313968 gene encoding arogenate dehydrogenase 2, chloroplastic isoform X1, whose amino-acid sequence MASSLRHFAHSPAGGSTAAAASTPSLLRRFSPDFCTFADLRPIRPVAATPKPARPAEQEQEQCAAAGTDEEPSVPTTNPPEPGAVPALRVGIIGFGNFGQFIARGIQRQGHAVLASSRSDYSDYCSAHGIRFFRSLDALCEEQPDVLLVCSSILSTEAVVRAIPFGKLRPDTIVADVLSVKQFPRNLLLEILPPEFGIVCTHPMFGPESGKHGWNTLPFVYDKVRIAEEGDQNAKCEQFLSIFEREGCRMEEMSCAEHDRHAAGSQFITHTIGRVLAQLELKSTPINTKGYETLLQLTKNTASDSFDLYYGLFMYNVNATEQMEKLDRAFEQVKQMLYGRLHDVLRKQIVERVPVPGAPSLRPREARNNCAEETNHISQVADVHTFSQAAFSTAK is encoded by the exons ATGGCTTCCTCCCTTCGCCACTTCGCCCACTCGCCGGCCGGCGgcagcaccgccgccgccgcctcgacaCCCAGTTTGCTGCGCCGCTTCAGCCCCGACTTCTGCACGTTCGCTGACCTCCGGCCGATCAGACCGGTCGCCGCGACCCCCAAGCCCGCGAGACCCGCCGAGCAGGAGCAAGAACAgtgcgccgccgccggcaccgacgAGGAGCCTTCGGTACCGACGACGAACCCGCCAGAGCCCGGGGCGGTGCCGGCGCTCCGTGTCGGGATCATCGGGTTCGGCAACTTCGGGCAGTTCATCGCCAGGGGCATCCAGCGGCAGGGCCACGCCGTGCTGGCCTCCTCCAGATCCGACTACTCCGACTACTGCTCCGCCCACGGGATTCGCTTCTTCAG GAGCCTGGATGCCCTGTGCGAGGAGCAGCCGGACGTGCTGCTGGTGTGCAGCTCCATCCTCTCCACCGAGGCCGTCGTCCGCGCCATCCCCTTCGGCAAGCTCCGTCCCGACACCATCGTCGCCGACGTGCTCTCCGTCAAGCAGTTCCCCCGCAACCTGCTCCTCGAG ATCCTACCGCCGGAGTTCGGGATCGTCTGCACGCACCCCATGTTCGGGCCGGAGAGCGGAAAGCACGGCTGGAACACGCTCCCCTTCGTCTACGACAAGGTTCGCATTGCGGAGGAAGGAGATCAGAATGCCAAGTGCGAGCAGTTCTTGAGCATCTTTGAGAGAGAG GGATGTCGAATGGAGGAGATGTCATGTGCAGAGCATGATCGGCACGCAGCGGGAAGTCAGTTCATCACACACACCATTGGGAG GGTCTTGGCGCAGCTAGAGCTCAAGTCCACACCGATCAACACCAAGGGTTACGAGACCCTCCTGCAACTT ACGAAGAACACAGCAAGCGACAGTTTTGATCTATACTATGGGCTCTTCATGTACAATGTAAATGCCACGGAGCAG ATGGAAAAATTGGACAGGGCATTTGAGCAGGTGAAGCAGATGCTGTATGGCAGGCTCCATGATGTGCTAAGAAAGCAGATTGTAGAGAGGGTCCCCGTCCCAGGGGCCCCTTCATTGAGACCAAGAGAAGCCCGGAACAATTGTGCAGAAGAGACGAATCACATATCTCAGGTTGCTGATGTACATACATTTTCCCAAGCGGCTTTCAGCACAGCAAAATAA
- the LOC127313968 gene encoding arogenate dehydrogenase 2, chloroplastic isoform X2, with protein sequence MASSLRHFAHSPAGGSTAAAASTPSLLRRFSPDFCTFADLRPIRPVAATPKPARPAEQEQEQCAAAGTDEEPSVPTTNPPEPGAVPALRVGIIGFGNFGQFIARGIQRQGHAVLASSRSDYSDYCSAHGIRFFRSLDALCEEQPDVLLVCSSILSTEAVVRAIPFGKLRPDTIVADVLSVKQFPRNLLLEILPPEFGIVCTHPMFGPESGKHGWNTLPFVYDKVRIAEEGDQNAKCEQFLSIFEREGCRMEEMSCAEHDRHAAGSQFITHTIGRVLAQLELKSTPINTKGYETLLQLTKNTASDSFDLYYGLFMYNVNATEQANGKIGQGI encoded by the exons ATGGCTTCCTCCCTTCGCCACTTCGCCCACTCGCCGGCCGGCGgcagcaccgccgccgccgcctcgacaCCCAGTTTGCTGCGCCGCTTCAGCCCCGACTTCTGCACGTTCGCTGACCTCCGGCCGATCAGACCGGTCGCCGCGACCCCCAAGCCCGCGAGACCCGCCGAGCAGGAGCAAGAACAgtgcgccgccgccggcaccgacgAGGAGCCTTCGGTACCGACGACGAACCCGCCAGAGCCCGGGGCGGTGCCGGCGCTCCGTGTCGGGATCATCGGGTTCGGCAACTTCGGGCAGTTCATCGCCAGGGGCATCCAGCGGCAGGGCCACGCCGTGCTGGCCTCCTCCAGATCCGACTACTCCGACTACTGCTCCGCCCACGGGATTCGCTTCTTCAG GAGCCTGGATGCCCTGTGCGAGGAGCAGCCGGACGTGCTGCTGGTGTGCAGCTCCATCCTCTCCACCGAGGCCGTCGTCCGCGCCATCCCCTTCGGCAAGCTCCGTCCCGACACCATCGTCGCCGACGTGCTCTCCGTCAAGCAGTTCCCCCGCAACCTGCTCCTCGAG ATCCTACCGCCGGAGTTCGGGATCGTCTGCACGCACCCCATGTTCGGGCCGGAGAGCGGAAAGCACGGCTGGAACACGCTCCCCTTCGTCTACGACAAGGTTCGCATTGCGGAGGAAGGAGATCAGAATGCCAAGTGCGAGCAGTTCTTGAGCATCTTTGAGAGAGAG GGATGTCGAATGGAGGAGATGTCATGTGCAGAGCATGATCGGCACGCAGCGGGAAGTCAGTTCATCACACACACCATTGGGAG GGTCTTGGCGCAGCTAGAGCTCAAGTCCACACCGATCAACACCAAGGGTTACGAGACCCTCCTGCAACTT ACGAAGAACACAGCAAGCGACAGTTTTGATCTATACTATGGGCTCTTCATGTACAATGTAAATGCCACGGAGCAGGCAA ATGGAAAAATTGGACAGGGCATTTGA